The Prionailurus viverrinus isolate Anna chromosome B1, UM_Priviv_1.0, whole genome shotgun sequence genome includes the window GCTCCCCGAGAGTTGCGACCCCGCCGCCGGCAGTTCCCCAAGCTCCTGGGGTGACCCGGGAGCTCGATGGGGAGCCCCCACCGCCCTAGAAAACCGCAATCCGACCTGGCGCTGTCCCGGTAGCTTCTTCCCCTGACCTCCCGCGTTCCCGAGACCTACTACTGTCTTGCCCGGGGTCAACGGGTGCAAGCCCTGTGGTCTTCGCCGTCCCTTGCAAACTTTCCTCGGGCCGACCCGTGGAGACCGCGCGTGGCGGGAATCGGGATTGCAAAGCAATTAGGGCGCCTGACCCGAAACGCGACCACCCGCTCCGGCCCCGATGCCCCCACCTTGGCCGCTCCAACGCGCGCAGACCCAGGACCGCCTGGGGCGCACACCCGCGGGCGCCGGGCTGGGGCCGAGGGCCCGCACTTACGCGCGGTGATGCCCGGGTGCTCCAGCTCGCCGCGGTCGTTGGTGCAGCTTCCCTGCTCCAGCCTGGCGTCGGCCGCGGCGCAGCAGTAGCGCAGCGCGCAGGAGCCGCAGCAGATGGTGGCGTCCGGGGTGTCGAAGTCCTCCGGGCACTGGAAGCCCTCGTGGTAGTTGCCCTGCACGTCCACCCAGCCGTGGCAGTATTCTCCGGACTGCTGGGCGCCCGCCGGGCTCCAGCGCAGCCAGCCCAGGAGGAGCCAGAGCGCCAGCAGCGCCCCCATCGCCGCTGGGCGCCCGGGGCGGCCGGGAGGGGGACGCGCGCGGCCGGAGAGCGGAGGGCTGAGCGCCTCGGTGCCGCCTCCCCCGGGGCGCGGCGCGGGCGACTGGCCGCGGCGTCCGAGGCCCCTCTGGCGGGGGTTAGCGGGGGCCGGGGAGGCGGCAGCGGCTGCGCGGCGGACTCCGCAGGCCAGGCGTCTGCATGGTGCGCGGGGTCGGAGGGCGAGGGCCCGCGGGAGGCGCCGGCAGAGGCTGCTGCTGGGGCTGCTACTGCCGCCCTTCGCCGGTCTCATACTGCGACCCGCGCCAGGGGCGCGCCGAACCCTCGGCCGCCGCCCTCCCCGCTCCTCAAGGGAGCCATCGCGTCCCGAGCGGGCGACCCCAGCGCCGCGCCGCGCCCCTCCTCGGGGCAGTCGCCGGGGGGTCCGGAGCGGAGCCCGAAGGAGGAAGAATTCGAGATCCCCACGTGCGGGCGCCCGGACCGGCGGCTcctgcaccccctcccctgtctgtcACCGGAGCAGGAGTCAGCCCCGCCGCGGCCAAGTACAAACGGCCTCCCGGTTGCTGACGGCTCTGCCTGCAAGGCgtcctttaaaaaggaagagggagggggagacgcCGAGGGTTAAGAAAGAGTCCGCCCTCCCGGGTCGCGCCGCTGGCGCTAATCACCGCGGGGGCGCGGCGCGGGCCGCCGATGCCCCTGCGCTTTCTGGTTAGTGggcccccctccgcccctcccggtccccccccctccccccgcccaccgcGCTCCCCCAGGACTGAGCTCTGGAAGTGCGGGCATCAggccttcacacacacacacacacacacacacacacacacacacacacacacaccccaagtcTCGCTCGGCCCACAGAGCTCCGCAGAGCGAGTGCGAGGGCTGCGGGTTTCTACCGCCATCCACGCGCGTCGGCGCGCGGGTGGAGACGCGCGGTTGCAGTGTATGGGTGTAATAAAAAGCGGGCGCGGCGACTGAACTTTGTCGAATCTTCCGTCGCCTGTTGCACAGATGCGGACTCGATCCTGGGACACCTGTTCTAAGGGTTCAGAAAGGACAATGTGATTTTAAGGGGCCGCCGACATTTGCGCTAAGTTTTCCACCGAAAAGTTTCCATTTCTAAGAGGAACGGCACGTTTtcacaaacagacacacacacgcactcccccccccagcccccccaaccTGCGTGCGGGCGGGTGAAGAATCGCCGGTCACCTCCACCAGCCGAGGGCAGCTCGAAAACCCTCAAAAAGCACGACTTCGTTCACGCCCACAAAGGAAATAAGGGAACAAAATTAATGATAATTGAGCAGATCTGAACTTCTGTTCGGGcaaagaaacacatttatttaaatgatgtGTCCCCTGTGTGCTATTTTCGGGGGCACCGCTCCTTTAGCGGCGTAAGTGCCTTATGAAACTGGTGTTATGTGAAACCCAGGCTAAATTCaggcatttatttttactgcGTCCTGAACTTCCTCTCATCGTTTACTGCTATGTGTGAATATGTTCCACGTATCTCAACCAATTTGTCAAACACTCTGAATGCCCGTGCCACTGATTTAGATGTTGGCAAGTTAAgtgaaacaaaagagacaaaagttTGCTGTGCACTAGCAATAAAAAGTGTCCGGTCAAAAGCATTTACCACGCCCGCGGCTTCCCCGTGATCCACAGTCAGTTcagagaagctttttttttttttttaactctgaataAAACGGTTTCTTTCTTAAAATCCAAGTGAAAGTATATTCCAAGTAAATGATTTCTTCTGATTCCTTCATTTAAATATTGGGATTAGCAGTTAGTTATGAAAACGTAAAAACAATGCCCAACATTTCAGATGGTAAGTAGGactgtataaatattttactatattgcTGTCTTAGAAATACATATTGCTCGGGACAATAGCtattaaacaaaaccaaattaaGTTCAAGCTTTTATCCACAAACATACAATGGGAGAGTTTTTCTTGACTTAAGCATACTGAAAAATTGTTTTTGCAGAAATTTCTTGGgtgcaatgtttttatttacaaaaaaaaaatgttcttgccagacttaaagtttttgtttttaattgtgtgtTAGGAGTGTTGTTTGGATTGTATATATCCTGAGCAATTAAGGGAAAAGGTCATTTAGAACCACAGCAAAAGGGAGCTCTAGTGATCATAATAAGATGATAAAACCGCAAAGACATGTTTACTGCTAATAACTTTCCCAGAACCACAcctctttatattatttttgttaaatttgaaGGAATTCCATTACATCACAACTGGAAGAAGTTCTGCGACAGCAACGTTTGCTAGTCCCCCAAGGGTCAAGTTTCTCTCATTATCCAGCTGTTCTTTGATAGCATTAATATTTTAAGGAGTGATTTGTTGGCGCTTACCTCCCATTAATTACATTCTCCGTGCCACAGTGGGATTCTTTTCCTTAGGACATGAACTGTAATGAATTCCCTCATTCAAAGCTCCTGTCTATTTGACTTATTTAGAGGGCATTTTACTCAAATTTAGTTGGATATTTACTCATGGAAAACAACCAAACCTTCGAGTTACTTGATACTCCACAGATCGGACATGTGTGAATATTTGAGCAACTGTGTGCCACGCTTTCATATCTAGATCCAGGTGCCTTACAACAATCAGCTCAGGGGGTGTGCCCAGGGGAGGAAATGTGTTTGGTTCTTTGTCATGAAAGAGCTCCTCGAATTTACACTGACAAATTAAACTGCAAAATTGATGTTCTCAGAATGCTCTTTGTGAATAGTAAAAGAATATGTATCTTTTAAACATCCAAATTTTCTGTTATTCTGTTACTACTTTAATAGTAAAGGAGGATTAAAAAGTTCTcttagacccccccccccgccccccgcttgaAGACTctagagggaagacagagagatggaaaataaaatctataccATCTGGGGTATTATGCAGAGGTTTGGGAAATTCTATATTTTTCCTTATCTCAGTAACACAAATTCCATATTTTGGTGAATAACACAATCATAAGGGATCATTTCCTCAGCCTACATTCTCTGGTGGCCCTGCCTTCAGGAAATTCTATAGGAAATGAGTTAAATGGTAtgatgtctggaatttgctttaaTAAACACcactaaaagagaaagaaagagtgaaagggggcgagagagaaaggagggagggaaggaaggaagaaagggagggagggaggaaagaagggaagtagggaggaagggagggaggaaagaagggatggAAATAAAGAGAGGGtagggaagaaatggagaatggAAGGTGGCATAGAAGACTCTGAAACACAACTGGCAATCTGTTCATCATTGTAGCTGCGTGAAGGGTACTTGTAAAATTGAAATgcaattctttctatttttatgcgTGAAGAAAAGCTACATATGCAAGTGTTCTTCTATTTTTCATCGATAAGAATTGATAGCAGCATGAAACTACCACAGAGGAGTAAAGAAAAGGAAGGCCAAAGGAATGCATTGGAAAGGGTTGGAATCAAAATGTACTAGGAAAGGGAGGCGACAAGGCCAAAGGAATGCAGAagtgaaaaattaattaattaattaattaattaaaggacAAGTCACTTTGGTTACGGAAATCCTTTCCAGATCATTTGCATTGGATccaggaataaaatagaaaacagaaagtgTTCAACCTTCCATTAAGTTCCTTCCTGAAGTGATTTCTTATCACCTAccttccttttataattttgccCAGGACTTAATGGAATTTTCTTCCTTGAGTCACTCACTCACTATAAATCTCTTATTCCACAACCCTGTCAATCTGAGTTACTAGAAAGGTATTTTTCCTCAAATTTGCTTTAGCACATATCCACCACTGGAGAATAAATAGCACCGGTGCCCAGAAGTGtactcccagcccccagcagcccaGTTCCCAGCTGGTCCCTCCACCTGCCCTGTGCATTAGCCAGCCTCAGAGTCGTCATTTATGAAGAGGAGATTGGACATAGTGCCCTTAGAATAGTGTTTCTCAAACCATAAGgtgcataagaatcacctgggggggCTTGTTAAAATGTAAGTTTGATTCCCAGGGTCTCTGGAGGGGccagagattctgcatttcccaaAAGCTTCTAGGTGATGCCAGGGCTGGTCTGAGGACCATCCTCGGCATCCCTCTGGGCCTCCTCTGCCCTTGCCCCCACTCACAGGGGAAGGAATGAATGGAGCCAAAGGGACCTGACCAAAGCCTATTTCCTCACTTTCTATCTCACTCTCTGGGCCTTAAGATACCAGCTTCGCCTCCAGACTCAAGCCTACCTCTATGGTTCACGGAAGCCATTTCCTGGTCATAAGTGGTTCTAGGGCCAAGTGGTTAAAAACATGTAAACACAGGCTAAGGAGTCCAAATCTGTACAGGAGAGGCTCCCTGCAGTGCAAGATGGAGTctgaggtgggaaggaaggggcagggcaGACCAGGCTGGTGGCCTCCAGGTCTATTCTCGTCCCAGCTCACACATGTTAGAGTGAGCCTCAGTAAATTGTCACAGAGGGAATAAGTGCATGATTgaataaaaggcaaaattaatGCTCTCCCTTAGTGATGTCATAGCCTTTACCATATCTCACTATAAGACAGGACATCTGTCTTCCCCGTTAGTTTGGCCTCGTTTTTCATTATTACATCCGGGAACCTAGCAGAGTATCTGGTACACagtgagtgctcagtaaatgttgagcAAACAAATCACTGTAAACAATAGGTGACTGGTTGAGCACTTGTGACAAGTGAGTGACATCTGTCTCACTACTATAGAGCGCTGCAACAAGTGAGTACCTGGGAGTGAACCCGTGGAGGGCACTGTAAATTTCTGAGGCAGGGGGTATTTGTAAGAGCCAGCTCCCGTAATCTAACTGTACATGCAGCTCAAGTACTGACAGAACAGAGCAGTCACCAACCATCCTCCATGGAGACGGTGGCGACACTTGTCTACGAGAACAGAACAGTGATGCAGAGAAAACCAGCCAGCACGGTGGAAAGAATATTCTAGTTGAGAGTCAGACAAGTCTGGGTTTGAGTGTGCCTCTTTCTGatcatgtgaccttgagcaaggccCTTTCCAGCTTACTGAATCTCAGCTTCCATGTCTCTCACAtgaggggagtgggagagaataACCCCTACCCTGAAAGATTGCTGTAAGGGTTCGAAATAAAACATGTAGGAGTCTGGCTCAGGATGGCGGCTTCAGAAATAGTAGATATTACCCACCACCAGCTGGTTTGAATCTATAGTCAAATAATCATGGCAAGTCTCCTGCTAACCAGAATGGGCCTGTGCCCTGATTAATTTGAGCGGATTATTTACAGTTCTCCATCGTTCATTCCCTTATTCATTCAATGCGCCCATTCATAACCACTGGCAATTGAATATTGATTATTCGCTTTTAGAGTTGCTCTCCTGAGAAATGCCCCAAAGCTAGGAGCAGAGGGGGATAAGGGTGGGTGTCAGACGATCATAGTATAGGGACAGGCCCTGCTGGAGAGACTTTATTTCAGCTGGATTTCTACAAGGTGCAGCCCCCAGCACAGGTGGGCATTTAATAAGCATCCGATTAGTCTGTGATTCCATATTATGTCAGTAGAGATGTAATTTATTAACCTGGGCTCCTGGCATCCTTCCAGTGTATGTATTATAGAATGACATTTTTCAtgcagaaatataaattaaattaattggcATCCGTATTTAATTGAAACTTCCTTGACAGTAGATGGATTCCCCCCAACACCACCCCTTTCTCAGCAAGGGGCATTTCCTTCTGAGTGCTTGCAGACTGAAGAGAGGCCAGCCCCAATTCCTGGGGCTCCCCAAGGAGCTGGCTTTCAGCAGGGTTTAGAGCAGCACGGAAAGTGAATTGACCCTGGAAAAATGGTAAGTTGCTGCACCGTGGCCATGTGTTCTTTTGGTGGGGGAAAGGGTTttagagaacaaagaaaacacagaattgttcttgtcttatttctgtcttcttaCTCCCCTTCTCACCTCTACTAGCCACACagaatgttttgaaaatttttaagtacGCTTACAGTTTGTAGGTCATATGGGATTCTTTGGAAAACTACCATATAGTTGCTGCcaaagttatcttttattttaatttttgtccttttcaaGTAGCCTGTATCTGGTTAGCTCTGTTGGTAACATGGGGGGCCAATGAGGCAAAGGTCCTAATTTCCACTCCTGTGGGTCAACTAATTCTCCTCTGTCTCAGGAATACAGAATGCACACTTGACCTTGGCTTGCAAACACCTGCTGTGAGTTATTAGAGGGCATCAGCAAGAGAACTTGACTCTAACAGACACAATCAAATATGCAGCATGGAAAATGAACTCAATGTCATACATTCCTACAGCAAATGGGTCAACAGTGTTATCATCGTAAATATCAGCGTCTAATATGTAGCGCTCACGTGCCCCTCATCCTCTCCTCAAAACTGGGCTCTGCAATTCTTTCTGCTTTATCTCCTCCACCATCTGATTTTATCCAACCATTCATTCTGTACAATCACCTCATTATATACTTCTTTGACATACTGTCTGTAATCAAGGACAAGAAGAAAACTCACCCTTAGCATCTTTCTTTGGCTTCTCCACTTGAACTGGGCTTGAAACATAGACCACATTTGTAGTTGTCTGCTTGGCTAGTCTCATTTAGTATATAAAAATCTAGGATTCAGTAATTCTTTAGTTTCTGTGCCATTCTGCCTCTTCCATTAAGAACTTACCTGTTTGGCAACCTTAGCACTCTTGAAGATAGGAAACGCAGGCAACAATCTTCCTTACCTACATGTGCCGCCcttcccccctcacacacacatcaTCTTCCAAAGAAGGCATAGAAAAATCACAAAGTCTGGTACTAAATGTAGTTCGCTTTATTGATTAGAGAATGCTATACATACCCACACAAGGCCTGTCTTTCTGTATCTATATCTTTCTATCTCCCTGGATTTTTCTCTTGGCTTGAGCAGAATTCCTCTCCTCGTTCTAATAACAGTACCCCACTTTCGCCCATTCCGTGTGGGCCCAGAGGGACTGTCAGTCATGGAATTCTACTCCTGGCCAAGGGTTGGGAGTGAGATCTCAGTGATGCAATCAGAATTCCTTATCTCCCTGGACTTTGTGATTGGTTCGGGGTGTGCATGTGACTCAAGCATGGCCACTCAGAGTCCTTCCACGAGATTTGAGCAGGGCTTCCCTTCTTTTTAGACTGTGAactgtagaggggcgcctgggtggctcggtcagttgagcgtccgactttggctcaggtcatggtctcacagcttgtgagttcgagccccgcattgggctctgtgctgacagcccagagcctggagcctgcttcggattctgtgtctccctctctctctctttctctctctctgcccctcccccgctcacactctgcctctctctctctctctctctctctctcaaaaaataaatacacatttttaaaaaacctttagaTTGTGAACTGTAGAGATGTTTGCT containing:
- the SHISA3 gene encoding protein shisa-3 homolog; protein product: MRPAKGGSSSPSSSLCRRLPRALALRPRAPCRRLACGVRRAAAAASPAPANPRQRGLGRRGQSPAPRPGGGGTEALSPPLSGRARPPPGRPGRPAAMGALLALWLLLGWLRWSPAGAQQSGEYCHGWVDVQGNYHEGFQCPEDFDTPDATICCGSCALRYCCAAADARLEQGSCTNDRGELEHPGITAQPVYVPFLIVGSIFIAFIILGSLVAIYCCTCLRPKEPSQQPIRFSLRSYQTETLPMILTSTSLRAPSRQSSTATSSSSTGGSIRRFSFARAEPGCLVPSPPPPYTTGHPIHLTQPSGFLVSPQYFAYPLQQEPPLPAKSCPDFSSS